From Cygnus atratus isolate AKBS03 ecotype Queensland, Australia chromosome 1, CAtr_DNAZoo_HiC_assembly, whole genome shotgun sequence, the proteins below share one genomic window:
- the LOC118259787 gene encoding olfactory receptor 52K2-like: MSYPNHSSPSSFILTGIPGLEAAHFWIAFPFCIMYIMAVLGNFTVLMVIRADSSLHQPLFYFFSMLAAIDLVLVTSTMPKLLSIFWFQNHEIIFEGCVVQMFFIHGFSAVESGVLLAMAFDRYLAICKPLHYSAILTGPTIAKLGLAAAVRGIGLMTPLTCMVSSLFYCGTHVIPHSYCEHMSVVKLACGDIRPNSIYGITSAIFIVGLDTTLIAISYALILRAVLGLSSREAHLKSFFTCGSHIGVILLFYVPGFFSFCVQRWGQSIPVHLHILMADLYLLVPPMLNPLIYGMRTKVIREQVLSLFWQKEIQPVS, encoded by the coding sequence ATGTCCTACCCAAACCACTCCAGTCCCTCATCCTTCATCCTAACAGGCATCCCCGGGTTGGAGGCTGCTCACTTCTGGATCGCCTTCCCATTCTGCATCATGTACATCATGGCAGTGCTGGGGAACTTCACAGTCCTCATGGTGATTAGGGCAGACTCAAGCCTCCATCAGcccttgttttactttttctccatGCTGGCTGCCATTGACCTGGTGCTTGTTACTTCCACCATGCCCAAGCTCCTGAGCATCTTCTGGTTCCAAAACCATGAGATCATCTTTGAGGGCTGTGTGGTTCAGATGTTCTTCATCCACGGCTTCTCTGCAGTGGAGTCAGGGGTCCTGCTTGCCATGGCCTTCGACCGTTACTtggccatctgcaagcccctgcactactCTGCCATCCTGACTGGTCCCACCATTGCCAAGCTGGGCTTGGCCGCTGCAGTGCGTGGCATTGGACTCATGACCCCTCTGACATGTATGGTGAGCAGCCTGTTCTACTGTGGCACTCATGTCATTCCCCACTCCTACTGCGAGCACATGTCAGTAGTGAAGCTGGCCTGTGGGGACATCCGGCCCAACAGCATCTATGGGATCACATCTGCCATCTTCATAGTCGGCTTAGACACCACCCTCATTGCCATCTCCTATGCGCTGATCCTGAGGGCGGTTTTAGGCCTCTCCTCCAGAGAGGCTCACCTGAAGTCCTTCTTCACCTGTGGTTCCCACATTGGAGTCATTCTGCTCTTCTACGTGCCTGGGTTCTTCTCCTTCTGTGTTCAGCGTTGGGGCCAGAGCATCCCTGTACACCTCCACATCCTGATGGCTGACCTCTACCTGCTGGTGCCTCCCATGCTCAACCCACTCATCTATGGGATGAGGACCAAGGTGATCCGGGAGCAGGTGCTGAGCTTGTTCTGGCAGAAGGAGATCCAGCCTGTGTCCTGA
- the LOC118259788 gene encoding olfactory receptor 52K2-like produces MSSPNQTNTNSLPFLLMGIPGLEDLHIWFSIPFCFMYVMTLLGNIMILLAVRLNKSLHEPMYYFISMLAVIDLTFSTAVVPKLLGIFWLDSREIVFEACFIQMFFIHTFTAVESGVLLAMSFDRYIAICNPLRYSTILTISRTTQIGLLSLARGAAVMTPLMCLLTSLPYCKSRVIPHSYCEHMAVVKLACADPSVSDLYSIIVATLLVGTDSVFITVSYGMILRSVLRLPSQEARLKALSTCGSHICIILLFYIGGLLSMYLQMFSFSLAPHIQVLVADFYLTVPPMLNPFIYGIKMKQIRGGIFRLLEKLAGLMFSHAYKGRRDAQRARCSPENNLSDPRLGVMLGAMNARDVRAMNAPEMPIFLQ; encoded by the coding sequence ATGTCAAGCCCCAACCAAACCAACACcaattctttgccttttctcctgaTGGGCATCCCTGGCCTTGAAGATCTCCACATATGGTTTTCCATCCCATTCTGCTTTATGTACGTCATGACCTTGCTGGGAAATATCATGATCCTTCTTGCTGTGAGGTTGAACAAAAGTCTCCATGAGCCTATgtactattttatttccatgttgGCTGTCATTGACCTCACTTTCTCAACTGCTGTAGTTCCCAAACTGCTGGGCATATTCTGGTTGGATTCAAGAGAGATTGTTTTTGAGGCCTGCTTCATCCAGATGTTCTTCATCCACACGTTCACCGCAGTGGAGTCAGGGGTGCTCCTGGCAATGTCCTTTGACCGGTATATAGCCATCTGCAACCCTCTGAGATACTCCACCATCCTAACGATCTCAAGGACCACCCAGATAGGACTGCTGTCTCTGGCCAGGGGAGCTGCTGTCATGACACCTTTAATGTGCCTCCTCACCAGCTTGCCCTACTGCAAATCCCGAGTCATCCCTCACTCCTACTGCGAGCACATGGCCGTGGTGAAGTTGGCCTGTGCTGACCCATCCGTCAGTGACCTCTACAGCATCATTGTGGCAACACTGTTGGTTGGGACAGACTCTGTCTTCATCACTGTCTCCTACGGCATGATCCTCAGGTCTGTGTTGAGGCTGCCATCCCAAGAGGCACGTCTCAAGGCCCTCAGCACCTGCGGGTCCCACATTTGCATCATCCTCCTGTTTTACATAGGCGGCCTCCTCTCTATGTACCTCCAGATGTTCTCTTTCAGCTTGGCACCTCACATCCAAGTCCTGGTGGCTGATTTCTATTTGACAGTCCCTCCCATGCTCAACCCATTCATTTATGGCATAAAGATGAAGCAGATCCGGGGAGGGATTTTCAGACTGCTGGAGAAGTTGGCAGGACTCATGTTCTCGCATGCTTATAAAGGCAGGCGAGATGCTCAGAGAGCAAGGTGCTCcccagaaaataatttatctgaCCCTAGACTAGGTGTGATGCTAGGTGCAATGAATGCCCGTGATGTTAGGGCAATGAATGCCCCAGAAATGCCCATCTTTCTCCAGTGA
- the LOC118259768 gene encoding olfactory receptor 52I2-like — MASDPFNYPNGSSSSFILVGVPTLEAFPTCLGILFCSAYIIALVGNGVVLLVIGLDKSLRDPMYCFLGMLAVIDVVMVTSIIPKMLSIFWLNSTETGYVACFVQMFLVHSATSEESGVLLAMAFDRYIAICHPLRYQRILTHQTIARIGLAIVVRALLFIVPLAGMVTKLPYCRSLVVPHSYCEHMAVVKLACADPRPIRFYCVSMSSLIVGMDMAFIAVSYGMILTVVLGKKSCCKAFRTCGCHICVMMLYYIPGMVSIYAQQFGSSVSVRAQVLLADLYLILPAMLNPIIYSMRTKQIHQAVLKMLFSRKVHA; from the coding sequence ATGGCTTCTGATCCCTTCAACTACCCCAACGGCAGCTCCTCCTCTTTCATCCTTGTGGGTGTCCCCACCCTGGAAGCTTTCCCCACCTGCCTGGGCATCCTTTTCTGCTCAGCATATATCATCGCTTTGGTTGGAAATGGTGTAGTTTTGCTTGTCATTGGGCTGGACAAGTCCCTGCGTGACCCCATGTATTGCTTCTTGGGCATGCTGGCAGTCATCGATGTGGTGATGGTGACATCCATCATCCCAAAGATGCTGAGCATATTCTGGCTGAATTCTACTGAGACTGGTTATGTGGCCTGTTTTGTTCAGATGTTCCTTGTTCACTCTGCAACATCCGAGGAGTCCGGAGTGCTCCTGGCCATGGCTTTTGACCGCTACATTGCAATTTGTCACCCTCTCAGGTACCAAAGGATCTTGACTCACCAAACAATTGCCCGAATAGGCCTGGCTATCGTGGTGAGAGCTCTCCTTTTCATAGTCCCGTTGGCAGGGATGGTGACAAAGCTCCCCTATTGCCGTTCCCTTGTGGTTCCCCATTCGTATTGCGAGCACATGGCCGTGGTGAAGCTTGCATGTGCAGACCCCAGACCTATTAGATTTTACTGCGTGTCTATGTCCTCTCTTATAGTAGGGATGGACATGGCATTCATTGCTGTGTCTTATGGGATGATCCTTACAGTTGTCCTGGGGAAGAAATCATGCTGTAAAGCCTTCCGCACCTGTGGATGTCATATCTGTGTGATGATGCTGTATTACATCCCTGGGATGGTCTCCATATACGCACAGCAGTTTGGCAGCAGTGTATCTGTGCGAGCACAAGTTCTGCTAGCCGATCTCTACCTCATCCTCCCTGCCATGCTGAATCCCATAATTTACAGCATGAGGACCAAGCAGATCCATCAGGCAGTGctcaaaatgctattttccagGAAGGTTCATGCCTGA